A genomic window from Candidatus Methylacidiphilum fumarolicum includes:
- the ruvA gene encoding Holliday junction branch migration protein RuvA, translated as MISYLKGILIYCSFPTIIVESHGIGFEIFSSLSLYQSLPPLHSEVSLYTHLNVSENRFELFGFHDLEEQLTFRILVEKVHGVGPKTAITILNVLPPKEFKEAIYREDYRVLSKIKGIGEKTAHRLVVELKDKLDMGHSVVGPFSKVTKDQIFEDSLKALVALGFKETEAVKLVRKVREKEPEKDLEGVIRECLKLTCMER; from the coding sequence ATGATTTCATATCTTAAAGGAATTCTCATTTATTGCTCTTTTCCTACGATTATCGTTGAATCCCATGGAATAGGCTTTGAAATCTTCTCTTCTCTTTCCCTTTATCAAAGCCTTCCCCCTCTCCATTCGGAGGTTTCTCTGTATACCCATTTGAATGTCTCAGAAAACCGCTTCGAACTTTTCGGATTTCATGATCTTGAAGAACAGCTTACCTTCAGAATTCTTGTTGAAAAAGTGCATGGGGTGGGGCCAAAAACAGCGATTACTATTCTCAATGTCCTTCCTCCAAAAGAATTTAAAGAAGCGATATATAGGGAAGACTATAGGGTTCTTTCAAAAATCAAGGGGATTGGAGAGAAGACTGCGCACAGGCTGGTGGTGGAACTAAAAGATAAGTTGGATATGGGGCATTCAGTTGTTGGTCCCTTTTCAAAGGTGACCAAAGATCAAATTTTTGAAGATTCTCTTAAGGCCTTGGTTGCATTAGGATTCAAAGAGACAGAAGCAGTGAAGCTAGTTCGGAAAGTAAGAGAAAAAGAGCCGGAGAAGGATCTTGAAGGTGTTATACGGGAATGTCTGAAGCTGACCTGTATGGAAAGGTAA